The DNA region GCTCCTGTTCGCCTCGGGCCGGCGTGACGGTCACTTCGCTGGCGATGCCGGCCATCTCCACCACGAAGCGGACCTGCGCGTCGCGCCGCCCCGAGAGATCGACCTGGTGGATGACCGGACGGAAGAGGTCGGCGCTGGCCTGCACCACGCACCGGGTGCGTGGCAAGGCCTCGACGAGGAATCGCCCGGTGGCGTCGGTGCGCGTCTCGCGCGCCACGGCCCCGCAAATGACCCGTACGGTGGCGGCATCGAGGGCGCCTCCCAGCGCATCCTCGACGATGCCCGTGACCAGCCCATCGGAGGGACGGGCGGGCGAGGGCCCCTGCTGCGCATGCGCCCCAGCGGTCGAGAGCGAGAGGAGACTCAGACCGATGAGGACCAGGTGGGAAGGGGTGGGCATCGGGGTGACGAATGACGTGTGACGGATGACCTTCGACGGGTGACGCCCGAGAGGACGCGAGGTGCTCGACGCCCGGTCGTCACCCCAACGGTAAACGCAAACCGTCAGACGTCAAGCGGGACCCGTGCGGCCGGGCAACCACACGCTGATGGCCATCCCGCCCTCGTCAAGGCGGGCGAGGTGGAGCCGGCCGCCGTGCGCGTCCACGATCTCCGAGCAGAGCGAGAGCCCGAGGCCGGCCCCGGCCTTCTTTGATGAATGGAAGGGAAGCAGGGCCTTGCGCATCGTCTCCTCGTCCATGCCGTGGCCGCGGTCGCGGACGGTGAACCGGATGCCAGCCTCGACCTGGTCCACCGCCATCCGGATCTCGTCCGGGGCGCTGCCCGACTCCTCGGCGTTCTTCAACAGGTTGATGAGCACCTGCTGGATCTGGCCTGGATCGAACCATCCGTGCGCGTCGCCGACCGGCGCGTCGAGCGTGAAGGGGAACAACTGGCCGACGGTGGCGAGGAACGGCGCCAGGGGCACGGCCTCGCGGCGTGGGGCTGGCAGCCGGGCGAATCGGGCGTAGCCCTCGAGGAAAGCGGTGACGTGTGCCACCCGCTCCGAGATGGCGTCGAGCACGGCGGGAAGTCGGGTGGCTGCGTCGGGTCGCTCCGCGGCGACCCGTGCCGAATGTGCCAGCGAGCTCACCGGGGCCAGCGAGTTGTTCAGCTCGTGGCTCATCACGCGAATGGCCTTCTTCCAGGTGGCGGTCTCCTGTCGCGCCAGCTCGTGCGTGATGCGCTCGATGACCAGCAAGCGATGCGGCACGGTGTTGAGGTGGAAGGCGCGCACCAGCACACGGAAACTCTCCTCCTGCCCGTCGTGTTCCCATGACACGAGGCTGTCCTCGCCGCGCCGCAGGGGGCCGCGCAAGGCTTCTGGCGCCAGGGGCACGATCTCGGGCAGGGCGCGGCCGTGGAGTCGCGCGGCGCCATGGAAGACGCGCCGGCACGCGGCGTTGGCAAAGACGATGCGTTGCCGCTGATCCACCAGCAGGATGGCCATCGGCGCGCCCTGCAGCAGGGTGTCCAGCAGCAACTCGCGCTGGATCAGCTCGGCGCGCTCAGCGCGCAGCACCGCGCCCATCCGATTGAACACCGCGACCAGGTCGCCGACCTCGTCCGGCGACGGGGCGGCGATCCGGGTGGCGAAGTCGCTCTCGGCAAAGCCCATCACGCCGTCGTGCAGGGCGCGCAGGGCCCGCCGTGCCGGTGCGGGAGCGACGCGCGCGCCGACCAGCGCCACCACCAAGCCGAGGACCAGCGCCACCGCGATGGCGGCAACGCCGCTCATGCCGGCTTCGAGCATGAGCGCGCCACTCGCCAGCGTCACCGCGCCGCAGACCACGTTGGCGATCAGCACGCGCGTCTGCAGGCGGAACACGTCAGCTCCGTGGTCGCCGCTCGAGCGAGACCCCGAGCCGTTCCATGCGTCGATACAGCGCCTGACGCGACAGCCCCAGCACCTCGGCGACCCGCGAGACGCTGCCGCCGTGCGTGCGCAGGAGCGCCTCGAGGGCGGCGCGTTCGCTGCCCTGTACGGTCGCCTGCGCGGTCCCGCGGCTGCCCGGCGTCCGCTCGTCGAGTCCGAGGTCGGCCGGCGTGATCGCCGGGCCTGTCGCGACCAGCCGCGCGCGCTGCAGCCGGTTCTGCAACTCGCGCACGTTGCCCGGCCAGGCATGCGCCAGCAGGGCAGCCTCTGCGTCGGCCGACAGCGCCGGCGCCGGATCGGTGGGGGCGCGCGCGAGCAGGTGGCGCGCGATGGGGAGGATGTCCTCGGGGCGATCGCGCAACGCCGGCACCGCGATCTCGATCACGTTCAGCCGGAAGTAGAGATCCTCCCTGAACGAACCGCTGGCGATGGCTTCGGGAAGCCGGACGTTGGTGGCGCACAGCAGCCGCACGTCGCTGCGCAACGACGTGCTCGATCCGAGGCGCTCGAACTCTCCGGTCTGCAGCACGCGAAGCAGCTTGGCCTGTCCGGCCAGCGACAGCGTCCCGATCTCGTCCAGGAACAGCGTCCCGCCGTGCGCGGCCTCGAAGCGTCCGATGCGGCGCCGTTGGGCTCCCGTGTAGGCGCCGGCCTCCGCGCCGAACAGCTCGGCCTCGAGCAGCGTGTCGGGCAGCGCCCCGACGTTGACCGTCACGAACGGCCTGCCGGCGCGGCCCGAGTTGGCCTGGATGATCTCGGCCAGCTTCTCCTTGCCGACGCCGTTCGGGCCCGTGATGAGCACGGGCACGTCAGCCGCCGCGACGTGGACCGCGAGGTCGACGACGCGGGCCATCGCGCCGCTCTCGAACACGATCCCCTGCAGGTCGGGGCTGCCCGCAGCCCGTGCCGCCGGCGTCGTCGCCGGCAGCGGCGACGGCCTGTCGCGCATGGCGAGCAGGTCGCGCACGCTCGCGACGAGGCGCGCGTCGTCCCACGGCTTGCCGAAGTAGTCGGCCGCCCCCGCCTTCACGAGCGACACGGCGCGCTCGAGCGACGTGAACGCCGTCATGAGCAGGACCGGCATCGCCGGATCCACTGCGCGGATGGCGTGGAAGAGCGCCGCGCCCTCGTCGCCCGACGTCTCGCCGGGCGCGAAGTTCATGTCCTGCAGCACGACGCCGATGCCGCCGGCCCGCACCTGCTGGAGGGCCGAGGCGGCGTCGGGCGCGATGCGCGTCGGCACGTCGTGCAGCGAAAACAGGAGGTCGAGCGCCTGGGCGACCGGCGCCTGGTCCTCCACGATCAGGCAGGCCAGCGGGGAAGCTGCCACGGCGCTAGGGTACGCGGACGCCGACTCAGATGTTCCGCGTCGCTTCGGCCGGCGCCACCCGCGCGCCGCGCAGGGCCGGCCACAGCGTCGCGAGCAGGCCGGCCAGCCACAGCAGCACCGCTCCGGTCGCGAGCAGGCCTGCGGTGATCCGCGGGCCGTCGATCTCGCGCAGCAGCGCGACGTTCAGCGTCACGGCGAGCGCGACGCCGAGGACGATGCCGACCGTGGTGGTGATCCAGTTCTCGAACAGGAAGTGCGTGAGGATGTCGCCACGGCCGGCGCCGAGTGCGCGTCGCGTCCCGATCTGGCGAGTGCGCTCGGCGACCGAGAACGACGTCAGCCCCATGATCCCCAGCGCGGTCACGAACAGGAGCACGACGATGACCAGCGACAGCAGCCGTACCATCAGCGTCTGGCTGCCCAGGAACCGTCGTTTCACGTCCACCACGTTGCGCACCTGGTACGTGCGGTTGGCGTTCACCGCGCCGAGCGTCGCCTCGATCGACTTCTCCACGGCCTCGAGCTGTCCGGGCTTGACGCGCACCAGGTAGGCCGTGCCGCCCTCGTAGCTGCCCTGCCGCTGCGGATAGAAGGTGGCGCGCTCGCCGATGTTCCACGCATACGGGTTGTAGAACCGGTCGATCACGCCAATCACCTGCCACTGGTCGCCGTCGTCGTCCTGGAACGTCTTGCCGAGGGGACTGCCCTCGGGGAACATCAGGGTCGCGTAGGCGCGGGTGATGATGGCCGGCACCGTCACGGTGGTGCGCGCGATCCCGGAGGCGTCCCGCTCGCGTTCGCTCGCGTTGAGGGCCCGCAACTGCTCGGTGCTCCGCAGCACGTCGTCGCGGGTGAACGCCCGCCCTTCCACGAGGCGCACGCCGAGGGTGTCCAGGAACTTCTCGTCGGCCGCGTAGATCTGCGTCCGGATCGGTTCGCCGGAGCGGTTGCGCCGGAACTGCGTCGACGACCCGCCGCCCTGCCAGGGCAGGAAGGCGCTGTTGGTGGCCGTCACCACGCCGGGATGGGCCCGCAGCGCCTGGAGGTCCTGGTCCAGGACCGTGTCGCGGTAGGCGGCCTCGCGGAAGGCCTCGTTGAACGGCGTGGCCGAGACGCGCATCAACTCGGCGTCGACGAAGCCGGAGGGCCGGGTGAGTTCCCGGCGCGCCTCGAGGATGAGGCTGACGCAGTTGGCGACGATCGCGAGCGTCAGGGCGACCTCCAGCGCGAGGAGGCCGAAGCGCACCTTGTTGCGCAGCATGGCGCGGATGATGGGACCCGGATGCATGGCGTGCCTCAGATCTTCAGGTGGTTGGCCGGAGCGAGGCGGCAGATGCGCCAGGCCGGGTAGACGCCGGAGATGAGCCCTGCGGCGACCGACAGGGCGAGGGCGAGCAGGAGCATCGAGACGTCCAGCGAGAAGAGGTCGCGCCGGTTGGTCATGTCCAGCATGAAGGTGTTGAGCAGGCGCAGGCTGCCCGCGGCAAGCGCGACGCCGATCAGGCCACCGACCAGCGCGACCACCTGGCACTCGACCACGTGCTGCAGGAACACGTCGCGGCGCGAGGCCCCGAGCGCCCGCCGCACGCCGACCTCGTTGGCCCGCGCCAGGAACTTCCCGAGCAGCAGGCCGATCAGGTTGACCGCCGCGACGACCAGGAAGAGCAGGCCGACCATCAGCAGCGCGAACGTCTCGTCCGGGGCGACGTTGAAGTCGTCCATCAGCGCCCTGATGCTCGACACCCGGTAGTTCAGCGGCCTGGCGAACCGACCGACGCGCCGCTGCTCGCCGATGTAGCTCTCGATGAACGAGCGGTACGCCTGCTCGTCGGCAGGGCTGGCCAGTTCCACCCAGTACTGGATCCAGGTCTGCTCGGAGTTGAGCAGCGCTGCGAAGCCGGACCGGGTGGTCTGCCCCCAGCCGTCGCTGTTGCCGGCGGTGCGGATCTCCATCGGCACGACGAGGTCGAACGGCATGTAGAGCGCCTCGGGCTCGGCCAGGGCGCTGCCGGTCATGTCGTACATGCGCACCGTGGGCTGCCAGCCGGCGAGCACGCCGACCACGCGGAACTCGCGGGTCTCGATCCGGAGCCGCTGGCCGACGCTGTTGCGGCCACCGAACAGCCGCTCGTTCAACGCCTCCGACAGCACGACGACCTGCTCCGGCCTGGCGTCGCTCTCCCGCGACCAGGGCGCCCCGTACCGGAACGGCACCTCGAACATCTGGAAGAAGTCGGCCGTCGCCATCCGCACGTCCTCGCGCGACGGCCGCACGGTCGTGCCCTCGGGAAACACGGTGAGACGGGCCCGGAAGGTCGCCGTCTGCCGGATCGGGATGGTGGAGCGGCGCAGCGCCATGGCGTCGCGATGGCTGATCTGCGGCGGCAGCCGATTGGGGCCGTCGCCGGGATACGGCTCGCGGGGATCCCAGTTGTCGAGCCGAACGTAGCGCAGCGTCGCTTCCTTGGCCGGCAGCGGGTGCCTGGTGAAGGCGTGCCGCACGGTCGCGAACGTGGTGGCGAAGGCGATGCCGAGCGCGATGCAGGCCACGATGAGCACCGACAGCATCGGGCTGCGCTTGAGGCTCTTCCAGGCGATCCAGATGTTGTGCAGCAGCATGGCGGGCACCTACTGGATCGCGACCGCGAGGCTCGGCAGGGTCCGTTCCTCGAACAGTTGCGCGTTGGTGTCGACGACCCGGCCGTCGAGCAGGTGGATGTGGCGCGGGGCGCGGGCCGCGCACTCGGGCGAGTGCGTGACCATGATGATCGTCGTCCCCTGTTCGTGGATCCGCTCGAGCAGGTCCATGACCTCGCGCGACATCAGCGTGTCGAGATTGCCGGTGGGCTCGTCGGCGAGGATCAGCTTCGGATCGCCGGCCAGCACCCGCGCGATCGCGACGCGCTGCTGCTGGCCGCCGGAGAGCTGCGAGGGCAGGTGGCGCAGCCGCGACGACAGCCCCACCATCTCCACGGCGCGCTCGACGCGCTCGCGCCGCTCGCGTGCCGGCAGGCGCCGGTAGCGCAGCGGGACGTCGACGTTGTCGAACACGTCGAGGTCGGGAATCAGGTTGAACGACTGGAAGACGAAGCCGATCTTCTCGTTGCGGATGCGCGACATCTCGCGATCGGTCAGCCGGCTGACGTCCTGCCCGTCGAGCCGGTAGGTGCCGGCCTCGAACGTGTCGAGCAGGCCCGCGACGTTGAGGAACGTCGTCTTGCCGGATCCGGAGCGGCCCATGACGGCCACGAACTCGCCGGCCTCCACTTCGAGGGTGATGTCGTCGAGGGCATAGGTCTCCACCAGCTGGGTGCGGTAGACCTTGCGGATTGCGGACATGGAAAGCATGGCAACTCCTGTCGGCCGTCGGTCATCGGCCTTCGTCATTCGGCCGGCGGCCTTCGTGGTTCCGGGCGTCAAACGTCAAACGTCAAACGTCAAACGTCAAACTTCAATTACGGTTTCGCAACAGCAGTCGTTCGGCGCCGCTGAACTCGCTGGTGTCGGACACGATGACCTGGTCGCCCTCGCGCAGGCCACTCGTGATCTCCACCAGCGACAGGCTGCGCGCGCCGGTCCCGATCGCGACGCGTGTCGCCACGTCGTCGCGCACCACATACGCCAGGCGACCGCCGCCACTCTGCAAGAAGGCGCCGCGGGGCAGCGTCAGCACGCGCGGCCGGGTCTCGAACAGCAGCCGCAGCGACACCCGCTGGTTCTGGCGCAGCGTCGACGGCGTCGCGCCGGCGAACACGGCGCGCCCCTTCACGAGGCTGTCGGACACCGACGGCGAGATGGCCGTCACCTTGCCGTCGTATTCGCGGCCCTCGTACAGCACGCGCACCGGCGTGCCCGGCCCCGCCTCGGCCGCCTCGTTCTCGGGCAGGCTGAACTCGATCTCGTAGGCGTCGAGGTTGACCACCGTGAGCACCGCCTGGTTGGCGTTGAGCGCGTCGCGGTCCTGGACGCTGATGGCGCCGATCAGCCCGTCGAACGGCGCGACGATCGACAGTCGCTCGACCTGCCGGGCGACCTCGTCGGACATCGAGGCCTGCCGCGTCCGGGCCAGTTGCTGCGTCTGGATCTCGTACTGCGCGGTCTCCTGCTCGAGGCCGCGCGCCGCCTGCGCCGTCTTGAGTTCCACTTCGGCGAGCTGCACGT from Luteitalea sp. TBR-22 includes:
- a CDS encoding PAS domain-containing sensor histidine kinase — translated: MFRLQTRVLIANVVCGAVTLASGALMLEAGMSGVAAIAVALVLGLVVALVGARVAPAPARRALRALHDGVMGFAESDFATRIAAPSPDEVGDLVAVFNRMGAVLRAERAELIQRELLLDTLLQGAPMAILLVDQRQRIVFANAACRRVFHGAARLHGRALPEIVPLAPEALRGPLRRGEDSLVSWEHDGQEESFRVLVRAFHLNTVPHRLLVIERITHELARQETATWKKAIRVMSHELNNSLAPVSSLAHSARVAAERPDAATRLPAVLDAISERVAHVTAFLEGYARFARLPAPRREAVPLAPFLATVGQLFPFTLDAPVGDAHGWFDPGQIQQVLINLLKNAEESGSAPDEIRMAVDQVEAGIRFTVRDRGHGMDEETMRKALLPFHSSKKAGAGLGLSLCSEIVDAHGGRLHLARLDEGGMAISVWLPGRTGPA
- a CDS encoding sigma-54 dependent transcriptional regulator; translated protein: MAASPLACLIVEDQAPVAQALDLLFSLHDVPTRIAPDAASALQQVRAGGIGVVLQDMNFAPGETSGDEGAALFHAIRAVDPAMPVLLMTAFTSLERAVSLVKAGAADYFGKPWDDARLVASVRDLLAMRDRPSPLPATTPAARAAGSPDLQGIVFESGAMARVVDLAVHVAAADVPVLITGPNGVGKEKLAEIIQANSGRAGRPFVTVNVGALPDTLLEAELFGAEAGAYTGAQRRRIGRFEAAHGGTLFLDEIGTLSLAGQAKLLRVLQTGEFERLGSSTSLRSDVRLLCATNVRLPEAIASGSFREDLYFRLNVIEIAVPALRDRPEDILPIARHLLARAPTDPAPALSADAEAALLAHAWPGNVRELQNRLQRARLVATGPAITPADLGLDERTPGSRGTAQATVQGSERAALEALLRTHGGSVSRVAEVLGLSRQALYRRMERLGVSLERRPRS
- a CDS encoding ABC transporter permease encodes the protein MHPGPIIRAMLRNKVRFGLLALEVALTLAIVANCVSLILEARRELTRPSGFVDAELMRVSATPFNEAFREAAYRDTVLDQDLQALRAHPGVVTATNSAFLPWQGGGSSTQFRRNRSGEPIRTQIYAADEKFLDTLGVRLVEGRAFTRDDVLRSTEQLRALNASERERDASGIARTTVTVPAIITRAYATLMFPEGSPLGKTFQDDDGDQWQVIGVIDRFYNPYAWNIGERATFYPQRQGSYEGGTAYLVRVKPGQLEAVEKSIEATLGAVNANRTYQVRNVVDVKRRFLGSQTLMVRLLSLVIVVLLFVTALGIMGLTSFSVAERTRQIGTRRALGAGRGDILTHFLFENWITTTVGIVLGVALAVTLNVALLREIDGPRITAGLLATGAVLLWLAGLLATLWPALRGARVAPAEATRNI
- a CDS encoding ABC transporter permease, producing MLLHNIWIAWKSLKRSPMLSVLIVACIALGIAFATTFATVRHAFTRHPLPAKEATLRYVRLDNWDPREPYPGDGPNRLPPQISHRDAMALRRSTIPIRQTATFRARLTVFPEGTTVRPSREDVRMATADFFQMFEVPFRYGAPWSRESDARPEQVVVLSEALNERLFGGRNSVGQRLRIETREFRVVGVLAGWQPTVRMYDMTGSALAEPEALYMPFDLVVPMEIRTAGNSDGWGQTTRSGFAALLNSEQTWIQYWVELASPADEQAYRSFIESYIGEQRRVGRFARPLNYRVSSIRALMDDFNVAPDETFALLMVGLLFLVVAAVNLIGLLLGKFLARANEVGVRRALGASRRDVFLQHVVECQVVALVGGLIGVALAAGSLRLLNTFMLDMTNRRDLFSLDVSMLLLALALSVAAGLISGVYPAWRICRLAPANHLKI
- a CDS encoding ABC transporter ATP-binding protein, translating into MLSMSAIRKVYRTQLVETYALDDITLEVEAGEFVAVMGRSGSGKTTFLNVAGLLDTFEAGTYRLDGQDVSRLTDREMSRIRNEKIGFVFQSFNLIPDLDVFDNVDVPLRYRRLPARERRERVERAVEMVGLSSRLRHLPSQLSGGQQQRVAIARVLAGDPKLILADEPTGNLDTLMSREVMDLLERIHEQGTTIIMVTHSPECAARAPRHIHLLDGRVVDTNAQLFEERTLPSLAVAIQ
- a CDS encoding efflux RND transporter periplasmic adaptor subunit, whose protein sequence is MDRTVVRGGLGRRRSIAAVCLVLLVGGLAIAWPAFRRLSSVDRAIDASRLQIAAVTVGTLVRDAAADGRIVSANAPTLFAASAGIVTLHVKAGDPVTRGQVLATIDSPELRSRFTQEQAQLQSLDVALGRARIAARQSDTRNASSIELAQVRLQSARRNLERARQTYEEGLLNKVDYERAQDDVQLAEVELKTAQAARGLEQETAQYEIQTQQLARTRQASMSDEVARQVERLSIVAPFDGLIGAISVQDRDALNANQAVLTVVNLDAYEIEFSLPENEAAEAGPGTPVRVLYEGREYDGKVTAISPSVSDSLVKGRAVFAGATPSTLRQNQRVSLRLLFETRPRVLTLPRGAFLQSGGGRLAYVVRDDVATRVAIGTGARSLSLVEITSGLREGDQVIVSDTSEFSGAERLLLRNRN